GCAGTACAGTGTTGCTGACTAGAAACTGTATAAAGCACAACTGAAGCCAGGAGAGTGTATGTTCACACATTTGCAGAATGTGAGGACGTTCTTTGAgttggaagaaaggagaatgactTTTACTGAAGCACACAAGATGTATGTGGTGCTTAGTTCCTTGGACAGTTCATGGGACATTCTAGAGTTCATGCAAGAACAGGATTTAACCATGACATATTTAACTGGTCGGTTGTTGGAGGAGGAGCAGAAATAGCTAGAGAGACCaccaggaaaggaagagagagcaTTCAGCACAGACCAGCATCTGCAACAGTCCAGGAAGCCAGTGGAAGAGCAACTGAAAGAGTTAACTTTGTGAAGAGATGCTACACATGTGGTTCTATTGAGCATCTCCAGACTCTGTCCTGAGAGGAGGAACAGAGGAGCAGCAAGACAAGGGCTTGCATCTAAGCAGCAGATGTGAAACGGTTCTCCAACATTGTTTTCCCTGGCAGCGTCAATAACTGAACACACCAGGAACACGTGGTTGTTGGGCAATGGGGCGAGCCAGCATATTGTTAACAATCCACATGTGGATTGTTAAGGCAAACGTGGGTTAGTCtggctgatggacagagaattaCTGTAAAAGAGGAAGGTAATGCGTACTGTATGTACTAGAAATATATGCTACATTGCATGTGTTTTATGAACCCGCTACAGACACAATTTATTGAGTATATCCATGTTAGACAGGCAGGGTTATGAAATAGTATTTGCTGGAGAACTATATACTGTTAAGAAAAATGGACAGGTAGGTGCACAAGGGGTTAAAAAGGATGGTCTATATGTTCTGGGAATGCAAGAAAACAATTGTGCATGTGTACTTAAGAATACTACTACACATGACAATTATATACACTTGTTACATAGGAGATTGGGGCATGTATTGAAAAAGATGCCAGACCCAGCTAGGTGGCATAAGCAACAGCAAATGCCAAAGCAGTGCAAGAGGTATTTAGAGGGTGTATCCTGTAAGTAGAAAAAATACAAGGCAAGCAAACAGTGTTATACCTAGGAGACCTGAATGGTGCAAGACAGTTATACCTCCTAAGCAGTTCACTGCAAGTGAGGTTAGAGTGGGTGGTATTCATAATGAATCACATAATCACCAGGAGATTTGGTCATTGCCTAAGGAACGAGATAAATGGAGGAAGCTGAAGTTAAAGAGAAAGACAAGTAGGCAGATAAACCAAACCAAGGAGATTGAGCTagtgaaaaaagaaagtaaagataTCCAGCCAAGAGATGGTAAACAGGATGTAATGGAGATTAATGAGACAGAGTGTACAGAATCAGTAGATAATGAATGTAGGAGAAGCAATAGTAGTAATGGTAGTAGTAGCATTTGTAGCAGTGAGAATAGTTATCGAAGCAGGAGGCGAGgacataatagaaatagaaagcatTGGGTAAGGATGTACCTCCTGAATGGTTTACTGTGAGTGAGGTCAGAGCATACGGTGTTAGATATGAACCTCAACAGTTACCAGGAAATGTTGGTAATACCCAAATACTGAatgatgtaaatgtaaatgtaggGTGTTAATGTAAAAGGTGCTGTACCAGTATATGtataacatatgtatgtatgtataacaaTGGCAACAGGAGATCACATCGGAAATAGAAGTAAACATGTAGACATTAAATACTGTAACATGAGAGAAGCTATAAAGGAGAAACTGATCAGATTACAGCATTGTTCTAGCGATTGTAATATAGCTGATATGTTAATAAAACCTGTATCTGTAGAAAAGTATAAAAACTATGTAAAAGTGTTTGGATTATCACCTGTACAGCTTTAAATGGGAGGAGTGccaggtaatgaggatttaatagctgccagatGATTTAAGGTTGTAATCTGTAAACTGATGCAATGTAAGTCTGATGCAATGTggtgcctatatatatatatataggtggtcattagaggacgtttctctctctctctctctcctagtgTATCTCTCTCATCATGTATCTCATTTTCCCCCTTGTGTTCGTAGCTGAGTGGCAAGGGATTTATCTCcatgtatatgtctgtatatatttgtatataaaccactattaattgtataAAGGCTCTGTGTGTTGTTTTGCTCCTGAGTTTATCTCATATTAATAGtcacgctgccaaaactctgacacaTACTACTTGGGTAAATACACATGGACATTAGACAAAACTGTGTCAATTAGATATCCAGAAGAATGATGGCCTGAGGGGAAAAACCGTCTCTGTGTTCAGTTGTTTTGACCTGTAATGCCCTGAAGCGCCATCCCAAGGGGaagagtttatgtccaggatttaAGGGGTCTGCAGATATCTTCTCAGCCCTTGACCCATACAATATACAGGTAttctatggaaggcaggctggttgcaattattttttctgcagtcctaactatccgttGGAGTCTATAGctatcctgtttggttgctgtaccaaacccGACCATTATACAAGTACATATCacagactcaataatttctctgtaaaactgTATCAACAGCTCCTGGGGCAGTCTAAAATTCCTGAGTTGATGCAGGAAGAGCATTCACTGTTGTAGCTGTTTCATGATAGTTTTTATATTAAGTGTCTATTTCAAGTCCTGGGAGATGAGAGAATCCCAAAATGTGAAGGGCTCTACTGCTGATACTGTGCTGTTGAATATAGTAAAAAGCGGTGAAATAGAATGGGTCCTCCTAAAATTCACTATCATTTCTACAGTTTTAAGTGTATTCAGCTCAAGATTGTTCCAGTTACACCACAGGAACAGTTGTTTAACCTCCTGTCTATATGCAGACTCATTACCATCTTGAATAAGGCCAATGATTGTTGTACCATCTGCAAATTTCAGAACTTTAATAGAGGGTTCCCTTGAGGTGCAGTCAATGGTATAGAAAGAAAAGAGCAATGGACAAAGCATACAGCACTGAGGGGCATCTGTGCTCATTGCCCAGGTACTAGATGTAATGTTCCCTAGCTTCACCTGTTGTTTCCTATCTCTCGAAAAACTGATTATGCACCTACAAGTATGAACAGGTAGAGGACTGAACGCTGTGCTGAAGTCCACAAAAAGAGCCCATGCTTACATCCCCAGAGATTCAAGAGATTACAGATTATAATGTAAGGACATATTGACAGCATCATCTGCTGGCCTATTTGCTCAGTAGGCAAACTACAAGGGGTCTTTCAGCAGATCTGATGACTTTCTGATGGGCCAGCACTAACTTCTCAAAGGTCTTCATAACTACAAATGTCGGAGCAACTGGTCTGTAGTCATGCAGCTCCATAAAATTAATCCTAGGAACCAGTATGATGGTAGACCATTTAAAACAAGAAGGCACATATCTCCAGTGATTTATTAAAAATCTGAGTGAAGATAAGGGCCAGATGTTCAGCACTTACTTTGAAGCAAGAAGACATCACTCCATCAGCCTGGAGCTTTTCTGATCTTTTGCCTATGAAATAGCcttcagttttttttctaaaagatatttatttctaggcaatgatggttttaatttttgtggaGACAGAGCCTGCATTTAACCcacctttttttctaaagggtatttatttctaggtggatttaaaaacatttcctcgaaggctggggaaaaaaacagggctAGGCCAATACAACATATGCGGTTAGGGTTATGACCTTGTGAGTCCTGCACCACgtggggtcaattatgcacaTCACATCCGGGGAGGAGGGCTGTGCACGTCATATCtggagggtgggggctgtgcacgtcacttccgcCTAGGGGCCTGATCTGGTGATGTAATCAGCACGcgggtttgtttactttgatgatgtcactaatcaaaagtactgataatttttATCAAAAAATGGTATACACATTATGTACTATCTCTTTCTGTCATTGTAGTTTttaaggcaatttaaaaaaaattctttttaattaaacattgttccctaatttattttattcatattgaATAAAAATTTACCTCTCTTAAATTGTGCTCTTTGAACAATTAACACACACAAGGCAAATATTTCCTACTAAAACACAACAAATTGATAAAATCCTAGAATCTTCCTCATAAGAAAAGGTGGACATTTTCAATGGGAAAATAAGTGAAGCAGAAATTCAGTAAGACTGCTTTCCAACTTATGAAAAAAAGCAATCATCAGCTTAGTCAAGAAATTAGTATGAGGAGGAGTTCGTCAGCCACGGTGATGCTGCTACTGGTTGTTCGTTCTGATGGTTTTCCAGCTGAAGGGAGAGTTTAGATTAGCACAACCCTTGATCACCTCCGACTCTTCTCCCTTGTTCTTCAGCTTGCTTTCATATTTCAGCATGTCAGAAAGATCCCTCCATCCAACCTGCCTGATTTTAAAAAGACGCAGATTTGCTTTTAAATGTATTTCAGGGCTAAAATCATGATTATTAGGAGCAGACTTTTTTTTTGTTGCCATCCACTTTCTACGTAATGATATGAAAAATTATTTATAGAAGACAgaatgaaatacacacacacacacacacacacacacacacacacacacaaacactgagCATGATCAGGTGTCACCtctagggattttttaaaattactttgaaGGGAAACCAAGTTGCTAAATTTGCTTGCAAATGATCCCTAGTTGCAAGTATCTCAAGTGTTGTATTAACTTGCACATTAGTTATGAGATGTAGTTGATAAGCATATTGCCTTTTGTCATCTTTTTGGGAGGAAGCTCAGGCTGTGAAATATCCGAATAGATAGGAAAGAGGCACCTGAAACAGGTGTTTTCATGTTGATAGTATTGACTGCATCATCAATAGTGAGCTGTATGGACCAAGGAACTCTCAGTGGAACAACTCCCGGTGTTCCTCTGTTCAGACTTTGTATACGAAACCCACCGATAGGAGTCTAGGCATAGTGCTAAGCGACTAGGAAACGCAGATCGCTTTCGGTGAAGACTCCCGACGGCACAGTGGGGAGGGCTTTGTTTGAGAGAACTGGAGAGGGGTCTCTAAGGTGGAAAGACTCGGTCGAAGAGGAAGccacgaggaagaggaggaggagttagGTCGCATTCCAAGGGAGCTTGGAGGAGAAACGGAATCAAAGAGGCGAAAAGCGGAGAGAGCCCGGGCGCAGGAGTGAAGCCGGGAGCGAGGGGGATTCAGGGGACAGGAAGGAAGCGGGCTTATTCCAGGCGTGGCAGACTCGGTCTATTATTTCCTATTCCTCCGCCTACCTTTCCCTGCTTCAAGAGCAGCGTTATAACCCAGCGAGGAAGAGAGGCGCATCGATTTTCGCCAGGCGCGAAGAGGATCCTGCGTGGCAGGAAAGCGCGCCGAGAGAACCGAAAAGCAAAGCGGCGTCATGCCGTCCAGCAACCGTCCCGGCGGCTCCGCTTGGACGACGCCTGCGTGGAACTGGAGCCGGGACTCGCTCGGGATGGTAGACGGCTCCGGGGGCGGCGTGGATGCGGCGTGGTCAGGGAGAGAAGCCAACGGGAGCAGAGACCCCTACGGACGGGACGAAGAGCTGGCCAAGCTGGAGGTGGCCGTGCTGGCTCTGACCTTCGCCTTAGCTGTGCTGGGCAACTTTTTCGTGCTGCTGGCGCTACACCACACGCCGCGCAAAAAGGCGTCCCGCATGCATCTCTTCATCCGGCATCTGAGCTTGGCCGATTTGGCGGTAGCTTTCTTCCAAATCTTGCCCCAACTTTGCTGGGAAGTCACGCACCGCTTCCACGGGCCCGACGGGCTCTGCCGCCTGGTGAAACACCTGCAGGTCTTCGGCATGTTCGCCTCGGCTTACATGTTGGTGGTGATGACGGCAGACCGGTACATCGCCGTGTGCCACCCGCTCAAAACGCTGCAGCAGCCGAGCAAGCGCTCGCGCTGCATGATCGCGGCCGCCTGGGCTCTCAGCTTCTTGCTCAGCGCGCCCCAGTACTTCATCTTCTCCCTCAGCGAGGTGGAGAGCGGCTCGCAGGTCTATGACTGCTGGGCGCACTTCATCAAGCCGTGGGGGGCTCGCGCCTACGTCACTTGGATCACCAGCAGCATCTTCGTGGCGCCCGTCCTCATCCTGGCCACCTGCTACGGTTTCATCTGCTACCGCATTTGGAGCAACGTCCGGGACAAGACGCGGTGGCAGAAGCGAGCGAGGGCTCCGCCACACGAGGGCGCCCTGCGCAAGGGGCTGCTCTTCACGCCTCAGGTCAGCAGCGTCAAAAGCATCTCCCGCGCCAAGATCCGCACCGTCAAGATGACTTTCGTGATCGTTTCGGCTTATATCGTGTGTTGGGCCCCTTTCTTCTCTGTGCAGATGCGTTCCGTCTGGGACAACCACGCCTCCTGGCAGGGTAGGTGCTGTGGTCAGATCCTGCCTAGTATCTGGCTCCCTAGACAAAAACCCTTTGCTTGGGCACTTGCAAGGTGCTTAAAACATAGCTGCACTGCACTTTTAAGCTGTTCTTCATCTGTGCTGATGCCAGCTGGATTTTAATTCAAATTAAGAAAATTCTGCCCAATTTGGGACACTTTGGAAGCAGCCAGATACCATTCTTCCTCCCCctgtcctctgtctctctcccctcctaaACAATTTTCCTGCTCGGTTGCACTTCTAACTTTCTGTGACAGGAAAGCAATTGCCGCTGCTTTTTTTTCTGTGGACATATACACCTGCATATGTATGCCGGTTCATATAAAACCATATGCAAATTAAATCCATATATACAAAGTTAAAGcatcaaaatatatataaaagtaaGCAGAACAAGctgctttaaaatgaaaaaaatctttcttaCACTTTCCTAGTTTGGTACAATGTCTGTTGCAGCTATTGTTACACAACCCCCTCAGCAATATTCGTGTGACATTAAGAATGTCTTGATTTGAAAcagcaaatttaaatttaaacataTGTTAAACATAtgtttaaatatgtttaaaacatatttaaacataTGTTATATAAGTTTATACATGTCTCTTACTATTCAACTGCTCTATTGAATCAGCTAACCTATGGTATGTTCTGTTTCGTGATTTTTTCCTGTTCCTTGAAGGATTTCATCCCAGTCCTCAGCCCAAATGAATATTACTGCAAAAAGTCACCTTGCAATATTTATTCAGCTTGTTCATTTTGGAGCTGggtagaaaaggaaagaaaaatgttctAGAATTTCACTGGTAGGCGAAAATTATTTGCTCAACTGAAAAGTGAGTAtctcaaaaaaagagaaatagtaatT
This genomic interval from Thamnophis elegans isolate rThaEle1 chromosome 7, rThaEle1.pri, whole genome shotgun sequence contains the following:
- the AVPR1A gene encoding vasopressin V1a receptor, producing the protein MPSSNRPGGSAWTTPAWNWSRDSLGMVDGSGGGVDAAWSGREANGSRDPYGRDEELAKLEVAVLALTFALAVLGNFFVLLALHHTPRKKASRMHLFIRHLSLADLAVAFFQILPQLCWEVTHRFHGPDGLCRLVKHLQVFGMFASAYMLVVMTADRYIAVCHPLKTLQQPSKRSRCMIAAAWALSFLLSAPQYFIFSLSEVESGSQVYDCWAHFIKPWGARAYVTWITSSIFVAPVLILATCYGFICYRIWSNVRDKTRWQKRARAPPHEGALRKGLLFTPQVSSVKSISRAKIRTVKMTFVIVSAYIVCWAPFFSVQMRSVWDNHASWQEDVAVTVTALLACLNSCCNPWIYMFFSGHLLQDFLQSFLCCRKIKQRLNKEDTESISRRQTSFTNNISPTNSLDT